GGCACTTCTGACCATACTTTTCGCACCATACTTTTCGCACAGTGCTGATGAGATGGGGCGATCGCCTCTAGACCGTGAGCGCCCTAGGGTGGTTAAGATGTCTGCGGACTAGGGTACCCTCATGCTCTGGGCGATCGCTAAGCTGCTTGGGGGATCGCACAGGTGATCCACTCAGCCATCTCATCCGTCAACAGAACCGTAGAGGACAGCACATGGGACGTATTTTTATCTCGGCCGGTCATGGGGGGACAGACAATGAACTGCTCGACCCAGGCGTTGTTGTAGGCGACACCACCGAAGCCCAAGAGATGATTCAAATTCGAGATCTGGTGGTTGCAGAGCTGCGATCGCGGGGTTTTGATGTGTTGGCGGTGCCTGATGACCTCGGTCTTGTGCAGTCGATTGACTGGATCAATGCCCGTGGACGCTTTGGTGATGTGGCGATCGAGATCAATGCCGATGCCTATACCAACCCGGAGGTGCGCGGGGCCAGCGTCTACCATATTGCCAACAACCAAGAGCGCCGTCGCCATGCCGAGCTGGTGCTGTTTGCCATGCTGCGCCGCTTGCCGGGCTATGTGAGTCGCGGAGCCCGCCCTGATACCACAACGGCTGTGGGGCGTTTGGCTTTTTGTCGATGGGTGGTCTTGCCCTCGTTGCTCATGCAGGTGGGGTTTCTCACCAATCCTGAGGATTTGCGCGTGTTGCAAACCCAGCGGAATGATGTGGCGCTGGGCATTGCTGATGGGCTGGCATCGTGGAGCCGCGCCCTCACCCAGGGCAGCACCCCTGATTCTAGCTATCCGCTCATTGATATTCAGCTCAACGGCTCACCCTACGGCGATCGCGGTATTTTGGTCAACGGTAATTCCTATATCCCGGTGGCGTTGGTGGATCAACTGGGAATTGACCTGTCGTCTGCTCCCGATGTGCGCCGGATCCAGCATCACAACATTGTGTATATCAAGGCGATTGACCTGCGGGATTTCAACATTTCTGTGGGCTGGGAGAAAGAAACACGCACCGTGACCCTACGCTCGATTCTCACCATCTGCCCCGGTGCCTTAGATCGGATCATGGGCCATGGCAATGTCCGAGACATGCAGTTGCTGATGTTTCTGAAAGCCAACAATGAAAATGTGGTAGAAACCTTTGCCAACCTGCCCAAATACTACCGAGAAGAGGGCAGCGTGGAGGGCGTCAACTACGACATCGCCTTTTCCCAAATGTGTCTGGAGACCAACTTTTTGCAGTTTGGCGGCGAGGTGTTGCCAGAGCAATATAATTTTGCCAGTCTGGCCAGCGCTAATGCTGAAGAGGTGGCGGCAACGTTTCCTAGCCAACGGGTGGGGGTGCGGGCCCATATTCAACACCTCAAGGCCTATGCCAGTCAGGAACCCTTGGTGTATGAACAGGTTGATCCCCGGTTTACCTTTGTCACTCGGGGGGTCGCTCCGCTGGTGGATCAGTTAAGTGGACGATGGTCGGCGGATCCAGGCTATGGCAGCAAAATCATGGCAATTTTGAAGCGTCTCTATGAGTCAGCCGATCTACTTTGATGTCTAGTCATAGCAAAGCAGAGAAGTAGCTGATCTACTCCTCCGCGTTGTTGGTTCATTGGTTCCCAAGTTATCGAGTCCCAAGACTATCTTGGCCTCGGGATGCGATCGGGACGATGTCATATATCAAATCTGGTTAGATGCGCTGTTCATTCGAGGCCTTGTCAGCACCCGAATGTCTGTAACCCCTTTATGAAGGGGCAGCGCAGCAGGGGATCGAATGCAATCTCCCACCATGATTCATCCAACCGGACTTGATATTACATTCCGGGCAGGTTTAAGCCGCCGGTGAGTTCTTCCATCCGCTCGCGCATGGTGGTGGTGGATTTCTCATAGGCATCTTTCATCGCCGCCAAGACGAGGTCCGAGAGCATCTCTGCACCTTCATTGATGGCTTCAGACGTCACTTCAACCCGACGAGGTTCTTGGTTACCGCTGAGGAAGACTTTGACTTGCCCGCCTGCCGAGGTTCCTTCAATTTCTAGCTCTTCTAGCTCTTGCTGCAGCCGTCGAGCGCCTTCTTGCACCTGTTGGGCTTTTTTGAACGCATCGGCAAGCTCTTTCATTTTGCCAAGACCAAAGCCGCCGCCAAATCCCTGTCCTTGCGTCATAGTTCTCTCGTTACCCATTGTGTTGATCATAGTATGTGTCTCTGTATTGTTCAGGGGAGCGACGTGCTCATCCGAACATTCAGAGCCCTGCAACCCTTGACTTAGGAGTCGATGCTGTCGCGTCACCAGCTAGGGGCTAGAGGAAGCGATCGCTGCTGCCAACGTCAAGGAGCGGTTGCGGTAAAATTGTACTGCCAGGATCGATCAAAAGCTAACAGCATCCCTAGAGACAAACGCTCCAATCGTTGATGCTCTTGGACAGTCCTGCCCTCTTATCTTAGCGGCTGTCGTGATCAATGCCCGCAAAAAACGGTTAGACGGCCTGGAACTCGCCCAGCAGTCTGACTTCGGGCTCTAGGGTCATAGACCATTGATGGTAAACCGTCTCTTGGACATGATGAATTAAGCGGAGAATGTCGCTGGCGCTAGCACCACCACAGTTCAAAATAAAATTGGCATGGCGCTCGGCCACTTGGGCCCCGCCAATTTGGTAGCCCTTCAGCCCCGCTTGTTCAATGAGCCAGCCAGCGCTGTAAGGCTGGGGATTACGAAAGACGCTGCCACAGCTAGGCAGGTGGTAGGGCTGGGTGGTGCGCCGACGCTCTAGGTGCTCGGAGGTTTGCTCTAGGACAAACTGGGCATCGGCTCCAGGCTTGAGCTGCAGAGTGGCTTGGGTGACTAAGCGGCGATCGCCCTGGAGGTTGGAGGTGCGATAGGCATAGCCCAAGGCCGATGGAGCAAGCTGGTTGAGGCTATGGTCGGGCGACAGCACCAAGACAGACACCAGGATATCTTCCATGGTTAGCCCATGGGCTCCAGCATTCATGACCACCGATCCTCCCAAGCTGCCGGGAATGCCAACGGCCCACTCTAGCCCTTGTAAGCCTCGATGGGCGGCCTGCCAAGCCAGTTTAGCCATCGGTACGCCAGCTTCCGCCGTAACTCGCCCGTCGTCATAAAATTGAATGCTGCGCAGGTATCGAGTGGAAATGACGAGCCCTGGTACGCCCTGATCGCTGACCAAGAGGTTAGATCCTGCTCCCAGCAAGGTAATGGGAACCGATTGGCGATCGCCCCAATCGAAGCTAGCGTATAGCTCATCCATGGTGCGTGGCGTGACATAAAATTCAGCGGGGCCGCCCACTCGAAAGGAGGTCAACCCAGATAATGGAACCCGTTGTTTGATGAGGCAGTCGTAACCGTCTAGCGGAATCGGATCGCGCTGTGCTCCAATTGGTGTAAACCTTGACGGAGAACCACCCTCCCCCAACGGCACAACCGCACGCGTAAGCTGGGATGCCTGGTGCCGAACGGGAGGTTCTTGAGATAGTGTCATGATTGCACAGGTTGTAGAATGCGTTGACATAAAGTAGAAGGCGCTGATCGAGCAGGCTCAAACGCTGAAGCCGCTCGGCGCATGGTTCGCACCCTGGTTAGAGTCTGTCAAGGTAGGAGGTGACGGATGCCCAAGAGACGATCTGGGGACGGATTCCTCAATGGGATAGGTGATGATACAGGTCACAGATATAGCTACAGGGCTGCTTGGGCTGGTTCAACGTAGTCTTCATAAAAACGAACCAAATCTGGGATGACCTGGTTTAAGTTACCAGCGCCTAAAAATAAAACTAGATCGCCAGGAACTAAATGAGTTTCTAGATAGTGCACGACATCGTTCAGTGTCGGCTGATACTGAACATGGGAATGCTGGCTGGCGATCGCCTCTGCCAAGGCCCGTCCCGTAACGCGACCTAGATTAGACTCCCCTGCGCTGTAGATGTCGGTAGACACCACTAGATCAGCATTCCCAAAGGAGCGAGAAAACTCTTCCATAAAGGTTTCTGTGCGGCTATAGCGATGGGCTTGAAATACCGCTACAACTCGACGGCGATCGCCGGAAGGCATCTCGGCCCGCAGGCGCGCTGCGGCTAGCGTGGCTTCAATTTCACTGGGATGATGGGCATAGTCATCGATAAAGGTAATGCCATAGGCGTCGCCTCGATGTTCGAAGCGCCGTCGGGCTCCTTCAAACGTTAGTAGACTATCGGCAATGTCTTCAAACGAGACGCCCAAATATCGGCTAGCGGCAACCGTTGCTAGAGCATTGCTGAGGTTATGGGTTCCTAAAATCGACAGGGTGAGACGACCAAGACGTTCTCCGCGCTCCCAAACATCGGCGGCGGTGCCCTCTGAGCTATAGACCACGTCTGTGACGGTGTAGTCAGCCTGTTTATCAGGATTTAGACTGTAGGTGATGTCAGGTTGGAGCGATCGCTCTACGGCTTCAGAGTCAATGCAAGCGACCAAGGTCTGGCACTGACTGGCAAACTGCTGAAAGATGCTAATCACCTCATCTAATGTGGTGTAATGATCAGGGTGATCTAGCTCAATATTGGTCACGATGCCAATGTGACCCCGCAGCTTAACGAGGGAGCCATCCGACTCATCCGCCTCTGCGACCAAATACTTACCCCGGCCAGAGCGAGCATTACCACCCCATGCTTTCACTTCACCTCCCACCACAATTGTGGGATCGAGCTGGGCATTCAGCAAAAGATATCCGAGCATACTGCTCGTTGTGGTTTTGCCGTGGGTGCCAGCCACCAGGATGCTGTGATATTCATCGGTTAAAGCTGCCAAAATGTCTGAACGATGGAACACAGGACAGCCCAAATCAAGGGCAGCTTGATATTCGGCATTGGCTGTGCTGATGGCTGTCGAACAGACAACTTGGGGCAGGTAATGCTCAGCTAGGGACGATGGGACGGCAGTCGTTACCGTCCCTTCACGATCCAAACTTGTGTTGGCTAGACGCGATCGCTCTGCTTCCGGGCAATAGTAATGCAGATTCGTTGCGTCTTGGCTCCAAAAGATATGGGCACCTTCTTCCTGGAGCCGCTGAGTGATATGACTCAATCGAAGATCAGAACCGGAGACTGGTAAGTTTCGTTTGGCCAAGATGTAGGCGAGGGCCGACATTCCAATTCCACCGATACCGATGAAATGAAACGGCCTCCCGCTGAAATCAACGGAATTCAGCATTCTAGCTCCTTAAACACCACACCACACCGATAACACGCGCTATCATAACAAGAATTACAAGTTTGCGAAATCGCTGAAGTTAATTACTCAACTAAGATTTCAGGTCTTGTGCAGCTTGGCTCTTGTGCTAGATTCCTGGCCCTTCGATGGTTTAAGCACTTAGGGAGCCATAAGTATTTGTGCGGATATTAGATGGTTTCGTGGTCGGATTGTCCGTTACGTTTTCATCATGCATCCGCGAGCTGCAGGTTGAACAGCAGGTGATCGATTCTACTGAATCGTCAGTTTAGAGCAGACGTCTAGGGGGCGGCCCCTGTTTTGCACGTTAACGAGACGTCTCACCAAGCCTACCGCCTATTCCCCATAATTGATACCGATGATCACGTTCTAGAAAAGTTTGGGGGCAACATTGCTGCTCTTTACACCTTCAAACGTGGTCGACAAACCACCCCATTCCATAGGGCAGAGGTTGGAAGATTTCTAGACAATGAGATGCTGACGAGCTGGCTTTCAATGGAGGCATTGAAGAGCCTAAACTCTGATGGTTTTTTTGTACTTCGGAGGCGATCGCCCCTGATCCGTACATTCGTTTGAAACGTTTGAAAATTGTTTTTGAGTATATGCGGCTTCTTGGCAATATGGGTAAGATTGCAACGCATTGTTGAGTTGATGCATCCATCCAAAAGACATAGTCCGAAAGGCCTATGGGGTGAGTGTATGGGTTCTAAACTTAGGCTGTTCTGCTCTTTCCCTCCCGAATGACTGTGGTTGCTCCCTCGTCTCTCTGCCCTCAACGGCTGGCGCTTTTGGGCGGCGCATTTAACCCACCCCACTGGGGACATCTCCATTTGGCACAGGCGGCCTACGACCAAGGGCAGTTAGATCAGGTGTTGTGGGTGCCAAGCTACAGTCCTCCCCATAAGTCTGACCCAGCCCTACCGAGCTGGCAGCAGCGGATGCAGTTAGTAGACTTGGCGATCGCCCCCTATCCTCAGTTTCATCTCTGGCAACCCCCGCACCTGCCGCCACCCCGCTATGGAGTCGATCTGTTGCACACCCTCCAGCAGCAGTATGCGCCCCAAACCCATTGGGTTTGGATTGTAGGAGCCGACACCTTTCAAACCCTGCCCCGTTGGTATCGCGTGCTTGAGGTTGCTCCCAAGTGTGACTGGTTGGTGGCACCTCGTCTTGGGGATCTGTCTGGGGAGCCATCTGGGGAGCCGTTTGGGGATGATGTCGCTGGGCATTCTCAGCAGCATTGTCAGCAGGTGGGAGAGCAGGTTGCCCATGCCTTGCGCGATCAGGGGGTGGATCTCACCTGGCGCTGCCTCAACATGCCGGTGATACCCATGTCCTCCACCGATATTCGTCAACGATGTCGCGATCGCCAGCCGATTGATCACTTAGTTCCAGAGGCGATCGCCACCTATTTGAACGATCACCCGCTCTATGGCTAGGGGCCGTTGATGGTTCTGGAGATGGAGAAGGGGCCTGATTTTTTGGGAATGGAGCGATCGCCTATGAATAAAGGAATTGGCCCGAGTTTCTACCCCGATCCCCTATTGAGACGGGTACACCTAAAAGTGTATGATTTGATTCAACAATAGCGATTAACAATAGTACATACAGAGGGCAAGGCGCAGTGATTAGAGTAGCGATTAACGGTTTTGGACGCATCGGACGTAACTTTTTGCGGTGTTGGCTGACGCGTAGCGATAGTCAGCTTGATGTGGTTGCTATTAACGATACATCTGATCCAAAAACCAACGCCCATCTTCTTAAGTATGACTCTATGCTGGGCAAGCTGGATGCAGATATTGAAGCTGCTGAAAACGCCATCATTGTTAACGGCAAAACGATTAAATGCGTCTCCGATCGCAACCCTCTTAACCTCCCTTGGAAAGATTGGGGCATTGACCTAATTATTGAATCGACAGGGGTGTTTGTCTCTGAAGAAGGTGCGTCTAAGCATATCGAAGCCGGTGCCAAAAAAGTCTTGATTACCGCTCCGGGCAAAGGTGGCAACATTGGTACCTTTGTGATGGGTGTGAACCACGACCAGTACAAGCACAGTGACTACAATGTGCTGAGCAACGCAAGCTGCACCACCAACTGCCTAGCACCTGTGGTCAAGGTCATTCATGAGCAGTTTGGCATCATCAAAGGCACCATGACCACCACCCACAGCTACACGGGTGACCAACGCATCCTAGACGCCAGCCACCGCGACCTGCGTCGGGCTCGGGCTGCTGCCGTCAACATCGTTCCCACATCCACCGGTGCCGCCAAGGCCGTTGCTTTGGTTCTCCCTGACCTGAAGGGCAAGCTCAACGGTATCGCCATGCGGGTGCCAACCCCCAACGTCTCCGTGGTGGACTTGGTGGCTCAAGTGGAAACCAGCACCATTGCAGAACAGGTGAACCAAGCGCTGAAAGAAGCGTCTGAAACCACCCTTAAAGGTGTTCTAGACTACACTGACCTGCCCCTAGTCTCCTCGGACTACCGCAAGACGGATGCTTCCTCCATCATTGACGGTCAGCTCACCATGGTGATGGGCGGCGACATGGTGAAAGTGATTGCTTGGTATGACAACGAATGGGGCTACAGCCAACGGGTGGTTGACCTCGCTGAAGTGGTGGCTCAACGCTGGGAATAAGCGATAAGCGATCGCCTTAAATAAACAGCGTGAAGGGGGCACCGTAGTGGTGCCCCCTTTGTCTTAGCGTTTCCTGACCATGAGGTGCCGTAACGTTAGAGATGAGACTGGTGGCTGTAGGCCTAGCTCCCCGAGACCATCTCCGGAGCCTCAAACTTATAGCCAACCCCCCGCACCGTTTGAATCAGAGCTGGCTGAGTCGTGTCGATTTCAATCTTTTTGCGGATTTGCCCGATATGGACATCCACGACCCGCTGATCGCCCACATACTCGTAGTCCCACACTTTTTGAATCAGCTCTGCCCGTCGCCACACCCGTCCAGGATTGCTGGCTAAAAAGTGCAGCAGGTCAAACTCTAAGGCAGTCAGCGCTACCAAACTGCCCTCCAGCAACACCTCTCGGCGCACGGGATCAATCATGAGATTGTTGAACTTGAGGCGCTGTTGTTCCGCCGTGGTGACCGGGCGTTGGCGCTTTAAGATGGCTCCAACCCGTACCTCTAATTCTCCCAAACTGAAGGGTTTGGTGAGGTAATCATCTGCCCCTTGGGAAAATCCGCGGATTTTGTCAGCTTCGTCGGAGCGACTGGTGAGCATCAACACAAAAACACCCGTGCGATTTTGCATGTCTTGGCAAAGGGTGTAGCCCGTTGCATCGGGCAGATTCACATCCAAAATGACTAAGTCAGGATTGAATTGCTCAAAAATGGCCATCGCCGTTTTGCCATCTTCCGCAGATTCCATCTGGTAGTTCTGCTTGGAAAGGAAGCGATGGATGAGGGTGCGGATGGACGGATCGTCATCAACAACAAGAATTTTGGGTGAGCCCATGGCCGTGACTTAACTCAAAAGTAACGAACGTAAGCACTGAATATGACTAGGTTGATCAGCCGTCAGTTGATGAAACCATTGTAGAGAGAAGAGGCGAAAAACCGGTTCTCTCTACCCTGAACTCTCGCTGTCATTCAGGGGGCAGGATCTTCTGAAGGTGCGTCTATCGACATAATCAAGATAGGTCTCAGTGACATCGGTGAACTATGTGCGGTAGAGGTTGTGTTTAGGAACAAGACAATAGCAGATGCCTAACAACAACCTGAGATTTGAATATGGGCTAGAGGATAGAGCCCACGTCAACTATTCGTATAGGATTTTGTAAAATCTAACATTTAGTTGCCTCTTCCCCCATAGCATATCAAGCGATCTTGGCATCGGCTTGGCTTTAATCTTAGATTCTTTATGTCTACCGTACCCTAGATATTCAAGAGATGAGAGGAATTGCGAAGGAAACTAGGTGGTTGGTTAGAATAAATCCATTAGACCGCGTGAGTTGATTCCAAAATTTCTAGAAATTCTCCATCGCCACACTTGGGTTAGAAGAGTATGATGCATGGAAGGTTCTAGAGTGGGTATGCTCGTCTCATCGACCTTGATTCAACCTTTCTCCGTGGCAGCAGGGGGCAAGACATGAATCGGCAAGGGGAGGATGGGGTGGGCGATCGCCCGTTTGGAAATCACAGGTCAATCCTAGTTAATATCAAGAAAGCAAGAAAGATTTTGCTGACACGAACCATACTGTACGCTGGCAAGGCTTCAAGGAAGGGCGGTAGAACTCTAACGATTGGGTTTCTATCGAGTCATACAATTGTCAGGCAATTCCTAAAATCTTGTGGACAGTTTTCTTGCTGATCATAATTGACAACTCTAAATTAAGTACAGTGGGAGTCTTGCGGAGGTCTTAGATGAGAGAGCAAAGCGGTTATGAATTGCTCGGGGTCGGCGAAGATGCATCGTTTGAAGAAATTCAGCAGGCACGTAGTCGTCTGGTGGAAGAGTACAAAGACGATCGCAAGCAGCTAGAAGTGATTGAAACTGCCTACGACTCTGTGTTG
Above is a genomic segment from Leptolyngbya sp. CCY15150 containing:
- a CDS encoding N-acetylmuramoyl-L-alanine amidase, whose protein sequence is MGRIFISAGHGGTDNELLDPGVVVGDTTEAQEMIQIRDLVVAELRSRGFDVLAVPDDLGLVQSIDWINARGRFGDVAIEINADAYTNPEVRGASVYHIANNQERRRHAELVLFAMLRRLPGYVSRGARPDTTTAVGRLAFCRWVVLPSLLMQVGFLTNPEDLRVLQTQRNDVALGIADGLASWSRALTQGSTPDSSYPLIDIQLNGSPYGDRGILVNGNSYIPVALVDQLGIDLSSAPDVRRIQHHNIVYIKAIDLRDFNISVGWEKETRTVTLRSILTICPGALDRIMGHGNVRDMQLLMFLKANNENVVETFANLPKYYREEGSVEGVNYDIAFSQMCLETNFLQFGGEVLPEQYNFASLASANAEEVAATFPSQRVGVRAHIQHLKAYASQEPLVYEQVDPRFTFVTRGVAPLVDQLSGRWSADPGYGSKIMAILKRLYESADLL
- a CDS encoding YbaB/EbfC family nucleoid-associated protein, with translation MTQGQGFGGGFGLGKMKELADAFKKAQQVQEGARRLQQELEELEIEGTSAGGQVKVFLSGNQEPRRVEVTSEAINEGAEMLSDLVLAAMKDAYEKSTTTMRERMEELTGGLNLPGM
- the murB gene encoding UDP-N-acetylmuramate dehydrogenase — encoded protein: MTLSQEPPVRHQASQLTRAVVPLGEGGSPSRFTPIGAQRDPIPLDGYDCLIKQRVPLSGLTSFRVGGPAEFYVTPRTMDELYASFDWGDRQSVPITLLGAGSNLLVSDQGVPGLVISTRYLRSIQFYDDGRVTAEAGVPMAKLAWQAAHRGLQGLEWAVGIPGSLGGSVVMNAGAHGLTMEDILVSVLVLSPDHSLNQLAPSALGYAYRTSNLQGDRRLVTQATLQLKPGADAQFVLEQTSEHLERRRTTQPYHLPSCGSVFRNPQPYSAGWLIEQAGLKGYQIGGAQVAERHANFILNCGGASASDILRLIHHVQETVYHQWSMTLEPEVRLLGEFQAV
- the murC gene encoding UDP-N-acetylmuramate--L-alanine ligase, with translation MLNSVDFSGRPFHFIGIGGIGMSALAYILAKRNLPVSGSDLRLSHITQRLQEEGAHIFWSQDATNLHYYCPEAERSRLANTSLDREGTVTTAVPSSLAEHYLPQVVCSTAISTANAEYQAALDLGCPVFHRSDILAALTDEYHSILVAGTHGKTTTSSMLGYLLLNAQLDPTIVVGGEVKAWGGNARSGRGKYLVAEADESDGSLVKLRGHIGIVTNIELDHPDHYTTLDEVISIFQQFASQCQTLVACIDSEAVERSLQPDITYSLNPDKQADYTVTDVVYSSEGTAADVWERGERLGRLTLSILGTHNLSNALATVAASRYLGVSFEDIADSLLTFEGARRRFEHRGDAYGITFIDDYAHHPSEIEATLAAARLRAEMPSGDRRRVVAVFQAHRYSRTETFMEEFSRSFGNADLVVSTDIYSAGESNLGRVTGRALAEAIASQHSHVQYQPTLNDVVHYLETHLVPGDLVLFLGAGNLNQVIPDLVRFYEDYVEPAQAAL
- the nadD gene encoding nicotinate (nicotinamide) nucleotide adenylyltransferase gives rise to the protein MVAPSSLCPQRLALLGGAFNPPHWGHLHLAQAAYDQGQLDQVLWVPSYSPPHKSDPALPSWQQRMQLVDLAIAPYPQFHLWQPPHLPPPRYGVDLLHTLQQQYAPQTHWVWIVGADTFQTLPRWYRVLEVAPKCDWLVAPRLGDLSGEPSGEPFGDDVAGHSQQHCQQVGEQVAHALRDQGVDLTWRCLNMPVIPMSSTDIRQRCRDRQPIDHLVPEAIATYLNDHPLYG
- a CDS encoding type I glyceraldehyde-3-phosphate dehydrogenase, translating into MIRVAINGFGRIGRNFLRCWLTRSDSQLDVVAINDTSDPKTNAHLLKYDSMLGKLDADIEAAENAIIVNGKTIKCVSDRNPLNLPWKDWGIDLIIESTGVFVSEEGASKHIEAGAKKVLITAPGKGGNIGTFVMGVNHDQYKHSDYNVLSNASCTTNCLAPVVKVIHEQFGIIKGTMTTTHSYTGDQRILDASHRDLRRARAAAVNIVPTSTGAAKAVALVLPDLKGKLNGIAMRVPTPNVSVVDLVAQVETSTIAEQVNQALKEASETTLKGVLDYTDLPLVSSDYRKTDASSIIDGQLTMVMGGDMVKVIAWYDNEWGYSQRVVDLAEVVAQRWE
- a CDS encoding response regulator transcription factor, which translates into the protein MGSPKILVVDDDPSIRTLIHRFLSKQNYQMESAEDGKTAMAIFEQFNPDLVILDVNLPDATGYTLCQDMQNRTGVFVLMLTSRSDEADKIRGFSQGADDYLTKPFSLGELEVRVGAILKRQRPVTTAEQQRLKFNNLMIDPVRREVLLEGSLVALTALEFDLLHFLASNPGRVWRRAELIQKVWDYEYVGDQRVVDVHIGQIRKKIEIDTTQPALIQTVRGVGYKFEAPEMVSGS